The following are from one region of the Advenella mimigardefordensis DPN7 genome:
- a CDS encoding LysR family transcriptional regulator, with the protein MDTSNHIALRVNFKLMHTFLLVAEHNSFRKAAEQAGRSQSAISMQIKMLEQQLGVSLIVRTTRSLRLTAEGELLLKQARRAMHELEWGLLHVAEAADLKRGRVTIACSPAFASTRLPAILSRFQQDYSGIQVILKEHKSAELLEAVRSGEADFGVGPQIHDNNLEFQLIQSEPLLALVPRVLTTTNRKTIELKELSRYPLISFHPNTVLYRIISHAAKDHGFELNMRYLCIQGQTLVALAEAGLGVSLLTESVADLSNLQNVQKLVITNPRLQRHFALIRARGQLMSAAAQRLYDLILAYAN; encoded by the coding sequence ATGGATACCTCCAACCATATTGCTCTTCGTGTCAATTTCAAGCTGATGCACACTTTTCTGCTTGTAGCAGAACACAATAGCTTCAGGAAGGCTGCAGAACAGGCAGGGCGCTCCCAATCTGCTATCAGTATGCAAATCAAGATGTTGGAGCAACAACTGGGTGTATCCCTTATTGTCAGAACCACGCGTAGCCTGCGCCTGACCGCCGAAGGGGAGCTGTTGTTGAAACAGGCCCGCCGAGCAATGCATGAGCTTGAATGGGGATTGTTGCATGTTGCTGAAGCGGCGGATTTGAAAAGGGGGAGGGTGACGATCGCCTGCTCTCCTGCCTTTGCTTCAACCCGGCTGCCGGCTATATTGTCAAGATTCCAGCAAGATTATTCCGGTATCCAGGTAATTCTAAAGGAGCATAAATCAGCGGAACTCCTTGAGGCTGTGCGGTCTGGAGAAGCCGACTTTGGCGTTGGACCGCAAATTCATGACAACAATCTGGAGTTTCAGCTCATTCAGTCTGAGCCATTGCTTGCGCTGGTTCCCAGGGTCCTGACTACCACAAATCGCAAAACGATTGAACTCAAAGAGCTGTCGCGATACCCGCTCATTTCTTTTCATCCCAATACAGTTTTGTACAGGATTATCAGCCACGCAGCAAAAGATCACGGGTTCGAACTCAATATGCGGTATTTATGTATACAGGGCCAAACACTTGTTGCATTGGCAGAAGCAGGCCTGGGCGTCTCTTTACTAACAGAATCTGTTGCGGATCTTTCAAATTTGCAGAACGTGCAGAAGCTCGTGATAACCAATCCTCGGCTACAGCGGCATTTTGCCTTAATTCGTGCGCGGGGCCAGTTAATGTCAGCTGCCGCGCAGCGCTTATACGATTTGATTCTTGCCTACGCCAATTAA
- a CDS encoding mandelate racemase/muconate lactonizing enzyme family protein — MLNQTMLYETKVLESRQKIVRIELHNLRNIPITPPPYRDLPKTEGALLLEVETSDGIVGWSTSGYTHHVVVDLINKYIAPRIIEQGADPFRTERIPMLFDRHTYERPLGRALISALAMIDIACWDIKGKTLGKPVHHLLGGARDRVPVYVTHGAAYDGAPVYTAKELAAEAKHLADLGVTHLKNTVGRQAVPDPYDDYNRMAAMREAVGPNVRLSMDGNLRMSLPDAVKLCTLCEELDISFIEEPIHYNEPANLAHLRSRTSIRVAAAENEKFSAKDLLCAGAIDILQPNVNNDGGFTAGLRSANLARAFNVALGHGNGNGPHNIALHAGVANGGLVEYHFHKWMAYNAIFKEVPQPDEGYLNVSQEPGLGLEPKDGLIQEFKVS, encoded by the coding sequence ATGCTGAATCAGACGATGTTATATGAGACAAAAGTGTTAGAAAGCCGACAAAAGATCGTGCGGATCGAGTTACATAATTTGAGGAATATTCCTATTACTCCGCCTCCCTATCGTGACCTGCCGAAGACGGAAGGCGCATTGTTACTGGAAGTGGAGACGAGCGATGGTATTGTTGGGTGGTCCACCAGTGGCTATACCCATCATGTGGTGGTGGATCTGATTAATAAATATATTGCACCGCGCATAATTGAACAGGGAGCGGATCCTTTTCGTACCGAGAGGATTCCAATGCTATTTGACCGACATACCTACGAAAGGCCGCTAGGTCGGGCTCTCATTAGCGCGCTTGCCATGATTGATATTGCATGTTGGGATATCAAGGGAAAAACGCTAGGAAAACCGGTTCATCATCTGCTTGGTGGTGCGCGAGATCGTGTACCCGTATATGTTACCCATGGTGCCGCCTATGATGGAGCTCCTGTTTATACTGCAAAAGAGCTTGCGGCAGAAGCAAAGCATTTGGCTGACTTGGGAGTGACTCATCTCAAAAATACGGTTGGGCGACAAGCTGTCCCGGATCCTTATGATGACTACAACCGTATGGCGGCGATGCGTGAGGCTGTCGGGCCGAATGTGAGGTTGTCGATGGACGGAAACCTACGTATGTCCCTTCCAGACGCAGTTAAGCTGTGCACACTTTGTGAAGAGCTGGACATTAGTTTCATTGAAGAACCAATTCACTATAATGAGCCAGCTAATCTTGCGCATCTGAGATCCCGCACGAGTATTCGGGTGGCTGCAGCGGAAAACGAAAAATTCTCTGCCAAAGATTTGCTTTGTGCGGGTGCTATTGACATTCTTCAGCCTAACGTAAATAACGACGGTGGATTTACGGCAGGCCTGCGTTCGGCAAATCTGGCACGGGCATTCAATGTGGCGCTTGGCCATGGTAATGGGAACGGACCACACAATATCGCGCTGCATGCAGGCGTTGCCAATGGCGGACTGGTGGAGTACCACTTTCACAAATGGATGGCGTATAACGCGATCTTTAAGGAGGTACCACAGCCAGATGAGGGCTACTTGAATGTTTCCCAGGAACCAGGCTTGGGACTCGAACCGAAAGATGGCCTGATTCAGGAATTTAAAGTGTCGTAG
- a CDS encoding tripartite tricarboxylate transporter substrate binding protein, whose amino-acid sequence MRKYTLLGKIVGATAIAILSAHAAVVSAASYPDKNVTLIVQSSAGGGSDIFARTVANIIQKKNLLASRLLIENRPGGGGAIAYNFIAKKKKNPYYLGTLATSFFTAPLLGRTTTGYDDFKLVAAIAADPFVLVANKDSSIKSIEDIKKMDSIRVGNTGAVTDPAMLGAQLAKQLGVELRAVPFNGDGEVTTALLGNHIDLQFGNASEVMSQVQAGRVIPLGVTSASRLAVLPNVPTLKEQGVDIELQLYRGFMMPADVADDVVSFWENVFRTVAESEEWKEEYLTRNNSFPVFLDSRQFEAELPKIVNQYKEFISQSKK is encoded by the coding sequence ATGAGAAAGTATACGTTACTTGGAAAAATTGTTGGTGCGACGGCAATAGCAATATTGTCAGCGCATGCGGCTGTGGTTTCAGCTGCTTCCTATCCAGACAAAAATGTGACCTTAATTGTGCAGTCGTCGGCGGGAGGAGGTAGCGATATCTTCGCACGTACGGTGGCCAACATTATTCAGAAAAAAAATCTGCTCGCTTCGCGCCTGCTGATTGAGAACCGTCCTGGCGGCGGAGGCGCTATCGCATACAACTTTATCGCAAAAAAGAAGAAGAATCCGTACTATTTGGGAACGCTTGCTACTTCCTTCTTCACTGCACCATTGCTTGGAAGAACGACAACAGGATATGACGACTTCAAACTGGTTGCTGCTATCGCCGCGGATCCATTTGTTCTGGTGGCAAATAAAGACTCGTCAATTAAATCCATCGAAGATATTAAGAAGATGGACTCCATCCGTGTTGGCAATACCGGTGCTGTCACGGATCCGGCGATGCTGGGAGCACAGCTTGCTAAGCAGTTGGGCGTGGAGTTGCGAGCAGTTCCTTTTAACGGAGACGGAGAGGTAACAACAGCGTTATTAGGAAACCATATCGATCTCCAATTTGGAAACGCGTCAGAAGTGATGAGCCAAGTGCAGGCGGGCAGGGTCATTCCTTTAGGCGTGACTTCTGCATCCAGACTTGCCGTACTGCCAAACGTACCGACTCTGAAGGAACAGGGGGTCGATATAGAGCTACAGTTGTATCGTGGCTTTATGATGCCAGCCGACGTTGCAGACGACGTTGTCAGTTTCTGGGAAAACGTCTTCAGGACGGTTGCAGAAAGCGAGGAGTGGAAAGAAGAATATCTGACGCGCAACAATTCCTTTCCTGTATTTCTTGATTCCAGACAGTTTGAGGCTGAGCTTCCAAAAATAGTCAATCAGTACAAGGAATTCATCTCACAAAGCAAAAAATAG
- a CDS encoding tripartite tricarboxylate transporter TctB family protein, producing MKLKYLELIFAVMVFVLGLYVLSTSISYGLTAETGMGTGFFPFISGLIFTISAAGIILRQLRNTCVPDGKIGSSEVQTVLLMVVATAIFLLIVEIVGFLILTPFYIFSMASIIKRPTQMKTLMSHFFVAGGFTLFAYGIFVVLLETPIPGGWFFPEN from the coding sequence ATGAAACTGAAGTACCTTGAACTGATTTTTGCCGTTATGGTGTTTGTGCTGGGTCTATATGTGTTGAGTACGTCCATAAGTTATGGGCTGACCGCAGAAACGGGTATGGGCACTGGCTTTTTTCCATTTATTAGCGGATTGATATTCACAATTTCGGCAGCGGGCATCATTCTTCGCCAACTGCGAAATACCTGCGTTCCAGATGGGAAAATAGGGTCATCTGAAGTGCAGACTGTTCTGCTGATGGTCGTTGCAACTGCAATATTTTTGCTGATTGTAGAAATCGTTGGATTTCTGATCCTGACGCCGTTTTACATCTTCTCTATGGCATCCATCATAAAGCGGCCAACTCAAATGAAGACGCTTATGTCGCATTTCTTTGTGGCGGGCGGATTCACATTATTTGCCTACGGAATATTCGTTGTATTGCTTGAAACACCTATTCCGGGTGGGTGGTTTTTTCCGGAAAACTAA
- a CDS encoding tripartite tricarboxylate transporter permease, with product MESFDLLINGLWAAFGADMLLATFLGVVLGLAVGVLPALGPAAAVAILLPVIVQFEPATAIAGLAGVYYGAMYGGAVTSILLGIPGESASLMTMLDGYPLAQRGEAGRALGISIFASFIGGMIAIVLFTAVAAPFAEFAVRFGPPEMTALMIMALVFSTALGGDDVWKGFVALGLGLWLGTMGLDIVSGLPRFDFGTVELLEGIEFAVVAIGLFGLGEIFVSISEKTEQVERPSYTFRSLLPRINDILVTWKDWLMGSVVGFIIGVLPGAGATASTIFSYSVSKKMSKNPEKFGKGSLSGVAAPESANNACSYSAMIPLFTLGIPGSGTTAIMLGGLLMLGLQPGPLLFEQHADFIWPVIGTFYTGNLILFVLTILLVPVLASIVFIPIQVLFPIVTGIVLYGVYGLNNSIFDIGVALFFGVLGYVFKKLHYPSVPVLLGLVLGPILEQGVRRSLIMSDGNPSIFFESYISVMLLLATASLIFIPLVKKVMRVRAGTS from the coding sequence ATGGAATCTTTTGACCTTTTAATTAATGGGCTTTGGGCTGCCTTTGGTGCAGATATGCTGCTGGCTACGTTCCTGGGTGTTGTACTTGGTCTTGCTGTTGGCGTTCTGCCAGCATTGGGTCCAGCGGCAGCCGTAGCTATTCTTTTACCCGTAATTGTACAATTTGAACCAGCGACCGCGATAGCTGGATTGGCCGGGGTTTATTATGGAGCCATGTACGGAGGAGCGGTCACTTCCATTTTACTAGGAATCCCCGGTGAGTCAGCCTCGCTTATGACAATGCTTGATGGCTATCCGCTTGCACAGCGTGGCGAAGCAGGCCGTGCATTAGGTATTAGTATCTTTGCATCGTTCATTGGCGGGATGATAGCAATCGTGCTTTTCACTGCGGTTGCTGCGCCTTTTGCCGAGTTTGCGGTCAGATTTGGTCCGCCAGAAATGACGGCTTTGATGATCATGGCGCTGGTGTTTTCGACTGCACTAGGCGGCGACGATGTGTGGAAAGGATTCGTTGCGTTGGGGCTTGGACTATGGCTGGGAACAATGGGCCTGGATATTGTGTCGGGATTGCCAAGGTTCGACTTCGGAACGGTTGAATTGCTTGAAGGCATAGAGTTCGCTGTTGTTGCCATTGGTTTATTCGGTCTGGGCGAAATTTTTGTTTCGATCAGTGAAAAGACTGAGCAAGTAGAGCGGCCTTCATATACTTTTCGTTCGCTTTTGCCGCGGATCAACGATATTCTCGTTACCTGGAAGGACTGGCTTATGGGATCCGTTGTAGGATTTATTATTGGTGTATTGCCTGGTGCAGGCGCGACAGCATCAACAATTTTTTCCTATTCCGTTTCAAAAAAAATGTCAAAGAATCCAGAGAAATTCGGTAAAGGTTCGCTCAGCGGTGTTGCTGCACCTGAATCAGCGAACAATGCATGTTCGTATTCGGCGATGATACCTCTGTTCACTTTGGGAATCCCGGGCTCGGGAACGACAGCGATCATGCTTGGTGGTCTCTTGATGCTTGGATTACAGCCTGGGCCGTTGTTATTTGAACAGCATGCGGATTTCATTTGGCCGGTTATAGGCACGTTCTATACGGGTAACCTGATATTGTTCGTTCTGACCATTTTACTGGTTCCGGTGTTGGCATCAATTGTGTTTATTCCTATACAGGTGCTTTTTCCTATTGTGACGGGGATCGTTCTTTATGGTGTATATGGTTTGAATAATAGTATTTTTGATATTGGAGTAGCATTGTTTTTTGGTGTGCTTGGCTATGTGTTCAAAAAATTGCATTACCCGTCTGTTCCCGTACTTTTGGGTTTAGTATTAGGTCCGATATTGGAGCAGGGCGTGAGGCGTTCGTTGATCATGTCAGATGGAAATCCGTCGATTTTCTTTGAAAGCTATATTTCAGTTATGCTATTGCTGGCGACAGCTTCATTGATCTTTATTCCATTGGTTAAGAAAGTCATGAGAGTTAGAGCAGGCACGTCCTGA
- a CDS encoding LysR substrate-binding domain-containing protein — MELNLRQIEVFRAVMITGSIRGASELLHVSQPAVSRMLSHLESRIGFPLFERIKGRLHATVEAKKLFHQVETVYDGVQRVNEMARELRENQEGILNLIATPSLGQMLIPAVITKYRENHPNVKLTFRYLTHLPLTERLLKRQADLAITILPMSHPNLEQDEIGHAEMVCVLPYNHPLSRRATLDIADLLPHPLISYDRESSFGQMVQEMFQKEGHVVRPVVEVGSPQNACALVQAGAGLALVDQFSAQSWSAHRFVTRPLKNPPRLTAYLVRISDEPISQLSQSFIDTLKAFMKAEGYAN, encoded by the coding sequence ATGGAATTGAACTTGCGACAAATTGAAGTATTCCGGGCGGTGATGATTACCGGCTCGATCAGAGGCGCATCAGAACTGCTACATGTCTCGCAGCCCGCAGTAAGCCGCATGCTTTCTCATCTGGAAAGTCGCATTGGTTTCCCATTGTTTGAACGGATAAAAGGCCGACTGCACGCGACCGTTGAAGCCAAAAAACTTTTTCATCAAGTGGAAACGGTCTACGATGGTGTGCAACGCGTCAATGAAATGGCACGTGAACTACGCGAGAATCAGGAAGGTATCCTGAATTTGATTGCCACACCCAGTCTTGGTCAGATGCTGATTCCGGCGGTCATTACCAAATACAGGGAAAATCATCCCAATGTTAAATTAACCTTTCGCTATCTTACGCATCTTCCACTTACTGAACGATTGCTAAAACGACAGGCAGATCTGGCCATTACGATTCTTCCAATGTCTCACCCGAATCTGGAGCAGGATGAAATCGGTCACGCTGAGATGGTTTGTGTTCTCCCGTACAACCACCCTCTTTCTCGCCGCGCCACCCTGGATATAGCCGACTTACTTCCCCATCCGCTGATTTCCTATGACAGGGAATCGTCATTTGGACAAATGGTACAGGAGATGTTTCAAAAAGAGGGCCATGTCGTGCGCCCCGTTGTGGAAGTGGGCTCACCTCAAAATGCCTGCGCGCTGGTACAGGCCGGAGCCGGGCTAGCCCTGGTTGATCAGTTCTCTGCTCAAAGCTGGTCGGCACATCGCTTTGTGACGCGCCCTTTAAAGAACCCGCCCCGATTGACAGCGTATTTAGTGAGGATCAGCGATGAGCCCATCTCCCAATTATCTCAATCGTTCATAGATACGTTAAAGGCATTTATGAAAGCGGAAGGATATGCAAATTAG
- the hydA gene encoding dihydropyrimidinase, whose amino-acid sequence MTDKTPAISPTEDSFDLTIRNGRISNADNTFHADIGIKNGVITAIAKNLPKGAKDVDATGLWVLPGGIDSHTHIEQLSGMGVMCADDFYSGTVSAAFGGTTSILSFAAQHRKDRVKDVLEDYTRRAQEKAVIDYGFHLILTNPDEETLSRDLPDVIRDGVTSLKVYMTYDALKLDDCQLLDVLAVAGEHGAMVMLHAENHDMIRWIARRLLENGHIAPKYHAIAHDALAESEATHRAITLSRLVDVPVLIVHVAGSETVEIIRQARNLGASVYAESCPQYLFLQAEDIDRDGMEGAKFCCSPPPGDVRSQEAIWQGLKDGTLAVYSSDHAPYRFDGSGKLPKGEQTSFKEMANGVPGVELRLPLLFSEGVMKGRLTIEEFVALTSTNHAHMYGMASRKGSIQIGLDADLVLWDPEHKAQVAASKLHDNVGYTPYEGRTLQGWPVQVYSRGRCVVKDNTLQVERGSGQFIARDRPAPVVQRTGTSPGRNLFRRLTQLETFKK is encoded by the coding sequence ATGACAGACAAGACCCCCGCCATTTCGCCAACCGAAGACAGCTTCGATCTGACGATTCGCAATGGAAGAATCAGTAATGCGGATAACACATTCCACGCCGACATAGGGATAAAAAACGGGGTGATTACAGCGATCGCAAAGAATCTGCCCAAAGGAGCGAAGGACGTTGATGCAACAGGACTGTGGGTCTTGCCAGGCGGGATTGACAGTCATACTCATATCGAACAGCTGTCTGGCATGGGGGTCATGTGCGCTGATGATTTTTATTCGGGCACAGTCTCGGCGGCGTTTGGCGGCACGACAAGCATTCTTTCTTTCGCTGCTCAGCACCGCAAGGATCGGGTAAAGGACGTTCTGGAAGATTACACACGTCGGGCACAGGAAAAAGCGGTGATTGACTATGGGTTTCATTTGATCCTGACCAATCCGGACGAAGAAACATTGAGCCGGGACCTTCCTGATGTGATCCGCGACGGGGTTACCTCGTTAAAAGTGTATATGACCTATGACGCACTCAAACTGGACGATTGCCAGTTGCTGGATGTATTGGCTGTCGCCGGAGAGCACGGTGCGATGGTGATGCTGCATGCAGAGAATCACGACATGATCCGCTGGATTGCGCGAAGGCTCCTGGAAAACGGCCATATAGCGCCGAAATATCATGCAATCGCTCATGATGCCCTGGCCGAATCAGAGGCAACGCACCGGGCTATCACACTGTCGCGTCTTGTTGATGTTCCGGTGCTCATCGTTCACGTGGCGGGCAGCGAAACCGTTGAGATCATACGTCAGGCCCGGAATCTGGGTGCCTCGGTGTATGCAGAAAGCTGTCCTCAGTATTTGTTTCTGCAGGCTGAAGATATCGATCGTGACGGGATGGAGGGTGCGAAATTCTGCTGCAGTCCTCCGCCTGGTGATGTGCGGTCTCAGGAGGCGATCTGGCAGGGTCTCAAGGATGGGACATTGGCGGTGTATTCTTCTGACCATGCGCCTTATCGCTTTGACGGATCGGGTAAGTTGCCTAAAGGTGAACAGACCAGCTTTAAAGAAATGGCCAACGGTGTTCCGGGTGTTGAATTGCGACTACCGTTGTTGTTCTCGGAAGGAGTGATGAAAGGGCGGTTGACGATTGAGGAATTCGTTGCATTGACCTCGACTAACCACGCGCATATGTATGGCATGGCTTCAAGAAAAGGCAGTATTCAAATAGGACTGGATGCCGATCTGGTGCTGTGGGATCCGGAGCACAAGGCTCAAGTCGCAGCCAGCAAACTGCATGACAACGTGGGGTACACCCCTTATGAAGGCCGTACTTTACAAGGCTGGCCCGTACAGGTGTATAGCCGCGGACGCTGTGTCGTGAAAGACAATACGCTGCAGGTAGAGCGTGGCAGTGGGCAATTTATTGCGCGAGATCGGCCAGCTCCAGTGGTACAGCGAACTGGTACTTCTCCAGGCAGAAATCTGTTCCGCCGCCTGACTCAGCTGGAGACGTTCAAAAAATAA
- a CDS encoding transporter substrate-binding domain-containing protein, producing the protein MEIEMYKLDALFRRGVAVCALSFCVTGVSCANDAPLRTAVDATFAPHAMPKLGGGVQGFNVDLGEEIAKRLGRKIVVEAAEFSGLVPGLNSKRYDFLIAPVTVTPERSKSLLFTEGYLDTDYTFLGSAKSAPIENLEQLKGKTIAVNKGSNYEGWAKENAGKYGFRYDVYGTNADAVQAIQAGRADYNLAGTTVVAWAAKRNPALKTSYTIKTGLVWALAFRKDDKEGRTSVSNALKCMKKDGTVAKLAQKWFGFEPDATNAAVNITPGTGVPDMDGYDATPVTPTCS; encoded by the coding sequence TTGGAGATTGAGATGTACAAATTGGATGCACTATTTCGTCGCGGTGTTGCTGTTTGCGCGCTGTCTTTTTGTGTCACCGGCGTGTCGTGTGCAAACGACGCACCGCTGAGAACGGCGGTCGATGCCACATTTGCACCACACGCCATGCCAAAACTGGGCGGCGGCGTACAGGGTTTTAATGTTGACCTGGGAGAGGAAATTGCGAAACGCCTGGGACGTAAGATTGTTGTTGAGGCAGCAGAGTTTTCAGGGTTGGTTCCAGGCCTTAACAGTAAAAGATATGATTTCTTGATTGCCCCCGTTACGGTTACGCCTGAGCGCTCCAAATCCCTGCTGTTCACAGAGGGTTATCTGGATACAGATTACACGTTCCTAGGCAGTGCAAAATCTGCTCCCATAGAGAATCTTGAACAGCTAAAAGGAAAAACCATTGCCGTTAACAAAGGTTCCAATTACGAAGGCTGGGCAAAAGAAAATGCAGGTAAATACGGCTTTCGTTATGACGTATATGGCACCAATGCGGATGCGGTACAGGCCATACAGGCCGGGCGTGCTGACTACAACCTTGCAGGTACGACGGTTGTTGCCTGGGCGGCAAAAAGGAATCCTGCACTCAAAACCAGCTACACAATCAAGACAGGACTGGTCTGGGCGCTCGCGTTCCGAAAAGATGATAAAGAGGGTCGCACTAGCGTATCCAATGCACTCAAATGCATGAAAAAAGACGGAACAGTAGCAAAACTGGCTCAGAAATGGTTTGGCTTCGAACCAGATGCAACGAACGCTGCTGTCAACATAACCCCAGGCACAGGCGTTCCAGATATGGATGGTTATGACGCAACGCCGGTCACGCCAACATGTTCCTGA
- a CDS encoding amino acid ABC transporter ATP-binding protein has product MQTNSTILDVSGLCKKYGNTDVLRGVNLQVREGELACIIGPSGSGKSTMLRCCNLLESPTSGNIIAASHELMNPEIDINRMRQDVGMVFQQFNLYPHLSALNNVTLALRKVQNKSKDEAQDIAMQALDQVGLKNKAMSKPGELSGGQQQRVAIARAVALKPRIILFDEPTSALDPELVDDVLNVMCDLRKRGMTMVVVTHEMAFAHAAADKVIFMDEGVVVESGTAADIFERPREGRTQAFLARYANRMRQ; this is encoded by the coding sequence ATGCAAACGAATTCGACGATTCTGGACGTTAGCGGCTTGTGCAAAAAATATGGTAATACAGACGTATTGCGCGGTGTAAATCTTCAAGTGCGAGAGGGTGAGCTTGCGTGCATTATTGGTCCATCCGGATCGGGAAAGAGCACGATGTTACGCTGTTGTAACCTGCTTGAATCGCCAACGTCGGGAAATATAATCGCTGCATCACATGAACTGATGAACCCAGAGATTGATATCAATCGCATGAGGCAGGATGTTGGTATGGTGTTTCAGCAGTTCAATCTCTATCCGCATCTAAGTGCGTTGAATAACGTAACACTGGCCTTGCGGAAAGTTCAGAACAAGAGCAAGGATGAAGCGCAAGACATCGCCATGCAGGCTCTGGACCAGGTGGGACTGAAGAACAAGGCAATGTCAAAGCCGGGTGAATTGTCCGGCGGGCAACAACAACGGGTAGCGATTGCGCGAGCAGTGGCGCTAAAACCCAGGATCATTTTATTTGACGAGCCAACCAGTGCACTGGATCCGGAACTGGTTGATGATGTTCTCAATGTAATGTGTGATTTGCGAAAGCGCGGAATGACGATGGTGGTCGTCACGCATGAGATGGCATTCGCCCATGCTGCGGCCGATAAAGTGATCTTTATGGACGAAGGTGTCGTTGTTGAAAGCGGGACAGCTGCTGACATCTTTGAGCGACCACGTGAGGGCCGTACACAGGCATTTCTGGCTCGTTATGCAAACAGGATGAGACAGTAA
- a CDS encoding amino acid ABC transporter permease, translating to MDAATGFLFTFFNIDVARQYADVIGKGTLITLSAGLAVIVTGIVLGTLLAIVRSLGCRPLSLLIVAFADIMRSLPPLVLLIILYFGLSEVGVPLSAFAVTWISLSLVLAAYAEESVWAGITSLPKGQMEAARSTGMKWWQTMRWVILPQGIRRAIPPLTNRVISITKNTALGSVVSLNEILNNAQGASSYSGNPTPLMMAAFAYVAIFLPLVIFSRWLERRWIQN from the coding sequence ATGGACGCGGCAACTGGTTTCCTATTCACGTTTTTTAATATCGATGTTGCACGGCAGTATGCCGACGTCATTGGTAAAGGTACGTTGATTACCCTTTCAGCAGGTCTCGCTGTCATTGTGACAGGAATCGTGCTGGGTACCCTATTGGCCATTGTGCGTTCGCTCGGCTGTCGCCCTTTGTCACTGTTGATCGTGGCGTTTGCCGACATTATGCGTTCCTTGCCGCCATTGGTCCTGTTGATTATCCTTTATTTCGGACTATCGGAAGTGGGTGTGCCATTGTCAGCTTTTGCAGTGACATGGATTTCGTTGTCTCTGGTGCTGGCGGCTTATGCCGAGGAAAGTGTCTGGGCTGGGATCACCTCCCTGCCAAAAGGGCAGATGGAAGCGGCGCGCTCTACCGGCATGAAATGGTGGCAGACAATGCGATGGGTCATCCTGCCACAAGGGATCCGCAGGGCGATTCCACCACTGACGAATCGCGTCATTTCGATCACCAAGAATACGGCGCTGGGATCTGTTGTTTCACTCAATGAGATACTGAATAACGCACAGGGCGCAAGCAGCTATTCGGGCAATCCAACACCCCTCATGATGGCTGCATTCGCGTATGTCGCTATTTTTCTTCCCCTCGTCATCTTTTCACGGTGGCTGGAACGGCGCTGGATTCAAAACTGA
- a CDS encoding amino acid ABC transporter permease produces the protein MENFIQGFFNLQVYGEVFPFLLNGLWTTIWLSAIVIPIGAISGLILAIGMTQKNSRLVYWLIIVYVDFFRAFPPLVLLILVYFGWPFLGIELNKLTAVVIAFGLNNASYYAEVFRAGLEGVSKGQMEAARSTGLNKRKALLYVVIPQAVRNVLPDLIGNSIEVVKLTTIASVVALPELLRAARDAQSIVYNPSPVMLAALMYLALLWPLTRWLGRLEHKRGQ, from the coding sequence ATGGAAAATTTCATTCAGGGTTTCTTTAATTTGCAAGTATATGGCGAGGTTTTTCCTTTCCTTCTCAATGGCTTATGGACAACGATATGGCTATCGGCAATCGTGATTCCCATTGGTGCCATCTCAGGATTAATACTCGCCATTGGTATGACTCAGAAAAATAGCCGATTGGTGTATTGGCTGATCATCGTCTACGTTGACTTCTTCCGGGCATTCCCCCCGCTGGTTTTGCTGATACTTGTCTATTTTGGCTGGCCGTTTCTGGGCATTGAGTTGAACAAGCTGACTGCTGTTGTGATTGCATTCGGGTTGAATAATGCCAGCTATTACGCCGAAGTGTTCAGGGCCGGTCTGGAAGGTGTTTCAAAAGGACAAATGGAAGCGGCCCGCTCAACAGGGTTGAACAAACGCAAAGCACTTTTATATGTTGTCATTCCGCAGGCGGTTCGCAATGTGCTTCCCGATCTCATTGGCAACAGCATAGAGGTCGTCAAGTTGACCACGATTGCAAGTGTGGTTGCTTTGCCAGAGCTGTTAAGAGCTGCCAGGGACGCACAATCTATTGTGTATAACCCGTCTCCGGTGATGCTGGCAGCGCTGATGTATTTGGCCCTACTGTGGCCGCTAACAAGATGGCTCGGTCGGCTGGAGCATAAGCGTGGTCAATGA